The nucleotide window CCGCATCCGACGACACTCACAAGAGTTCACGCATGGCGACAAGTACAACACTCGATTTGGAATCCCATCATCGCGCGAAAATGAGCACGCGAGTCGCTCGCGTGCAGCTGAAAAATGCATAGCTATATTCATGCTCATTATGTCCTGGGTATCAACCATATCTTGGCCATACAGCACACGCACACATAATCCAAGATTGTCGCAACAGTCCTCTCCCCCACGTCTCTGCCGCGCTCGTGCCCCCGGCTCAAGCGAGCCAGTACCAGGCCTTTTGCAGCCAGTTCTTGGGGACACGCTCCTCatccatggcctcgagctcgtccatctccttcttgccggtgacggcgtcgacctggTCCAGGGGGATGCACAGAGGGGTGCGGAACCAAATCTTGTGGCCAATGTACAGGACCAGGAAAACCGGCAGGGTGATGTAGGCGGCAATAAAgtccttggccttgaagGGGATGAAGGTCTGGAAGccgttggtgatggtgagCAGCGAGACCACCACGAGGACGATCCAGGTGGCGTagggctgcagcggcgtcTTGTAGGGCAGGACATGCAGCATGTTGTTGTAGATCATGGCCTTGCGGAAGCGCAGGTAGGTGATCATGACGACGATCCACGCGATGAATCCGGAAATGGTGGAGATGTTGACGAACCAGTTgaagacggtggcgcccGTGTTGGACACGTTGAGGTACGCGAGCAGACCGAAGGCCCAGGTGAAGAGGACCGCGACCCACGGAACGCCGCGGCGATTGGTGCGGTTAAAGAACTTGGGGGCCTGGCCGGTGAGGGACATGGAGTACAGCACACGGCTTCCCGAGTAGAGGAAGGAGTTGCCGGCGGACCAGGCCGAGgtgaggatggcggcgttgatgatgTGGTTCAGGACGGGGATGCCGACGCGCTGGATGCCGATGACGAAGGGGGATGCGCTGGCGTTGGaggcgcccagcagctgcggGTCGTCCGAGGGCACCAggatgccgatgatgagggaCGAGATGCCGTAGAAGATGGCCAGGCGCCAGAcgaagcggcgggcggccttggGGATGTTGCGGCGCGGGGAGACggtctcgccggcggcgatagCGATGAGCTCGGGCGAGGTGATGAAGGCGAAGCCCGCCGAGACAAAGGCGTGCCAGTAGCCGAGGAAgcggccagcgtcgccgtcggccttgtAAGGGACAAAAGCACCCGGGTCCTTCCAGTAGTGGAAGCCGAGAATGCCGTCTTGGttgggggcgccgccgaagaaaatgacgacgccgagaatGATGAGGCCGCAGATGGTGATGAGCTTGATGCTGGCGAACCAGAACTCAGCCTCGCCGAAGAAGCTAACGGCGATGatgttgagcagcagcatgacgatgaggacgatggTGATCCAGACGGCGATGTTGACGTTGGCGCCCCAGTagtcgatgacgatgccggcggcggtggcctcggcgcccacCAGCATGGCGTAGGCGTACCAGTAATTCCAACCCGCGGCAAAAGCCAAGCTGGGGTCGACGAAACGGTCGACAAAGTAGGGGACGGTGATGCCGCGCATGGGCAGGTACGTGACCATCTCGGCGAGGTTGTTCATGACATTCCACACAATCATCAACATGGACAGGTAGGCCATGAAgagcggcgcggggccggtGCTGGCGAGGATACCGCCAGAGCCGACGAACAATCCagtgccgatggcgccgccgagggcgaggaatTGAATGTGGCGCGACTTGAGGCCGCGAGCGAGCTGGTCGTGCTGCTCGGCCAGGTTATACTCGTTGGTCGTCTCGCCAGGCCGACTGGCCTCGACATTTAGGCCGTAGCCCGTCTCCTCTTTCTTTTCCATCATGGctgcggtgcgcgcgcgtggtgTCTCGCCTGCTCGAACCGCTGATGTTCTAAATAGTAACCTGGTGCGGGCGGGAATGCGCGCGGGGAGCGGGGGCTTGTCGCAGACGACCGAGTTGCGTGTCGTAGACGCTGTCCGTTGTTTGCGTGCCAACTATAACAGCCCTGTAGGTGCCGAACCGGCAGTTGAGTCCCAAGTACGTGGGATGGTTGTTGGCGGCAGTTGCAGCAGGGCTCTCCCCGTCTCAAGCCAACAGCGGGCAGCAGTTTCGCAACGGGTGGTGATGTGAGGGCCAACCCGGTCGAGAGATGGTGACAGAGGTCGAAAGGAaggaagagggaggagaggcgagAGGGATGCGGAAGAAAAAGAGAATGAAGCCAGGCAATGCACAGCTCggaagggagagaggaggggaggaagagagggagCAGCCAGAGGAACACATAAA belongs to Purpureocillium takamizusanense chromosome 1, complete sequence and includes:
- a CDS encoding uncharacterized protein (COG:E~TransMembrane:12 (i46-67o73-92i126-147o153-175i187-205o236-256i277-296o329-354i374-391o403-424i445-466o478-498i)~EggNog:ENOG503NUN0), whose product is MMEKKEETGYGLNVEASRPGETTNEYNLAEQHDQLARGLKSRHIQFLALGGAIGTGLFVGSGGILASTGPAPLFMAYLSMLMIVWNVMNNLAEMVTYLPMRGITVPYFVDRFVDPSLAFAAGWNYWYAYAMLVGAEATAAGIVIDYWGANVNIAVWITIVLIVMLLLNIIAVSFFGEAEFWFASIKLITICGLIILGVVIFFGGAPNQDGILGFHYWKDPGAFVPYKADGDAGRFLGYWHAFVSAGFAFITSPELIAIAAGETVSPRRNIPKAARRFVWRLAIFYGISSLIIGILVPSDDPQLLGASNASASPFVIGIQRVGIPVLNHIINAAILTSAWSAGNSFLYSGSRVLYSMSLTGQAPKFFNRTNRRGVPWVAVLFTWAFGLLAYLNVSNTGATVFNWFVNISTISGFIAWIVVMITYLRFRKAMIYNNMLHVLPYKTPLQPYATWIVLVVVSLLTITNGFQTFIPFKAKDFIAAYITLPVFLVLYIGHKIWFRTPLCIPLDQVDAVTGKKEMDELEAMDEERVPKNWLQKAWYWLA